The following coding sequences lie in one Heyndrickxia oleronia genomic window:
- a CDS encoding GNAT family N-acetyltransferase, whose product MRLLDCTKEELKIYKEKFDLKLGTWDMAEPEDISMIEIDGEIVALIEFSIGMYGENSVQIDNFEVFNKGRGIGSKIVEELTKDLEGAKVYLYPYSKKSDAFWKKCKFEVFDDGTGTPILCYQE is encoded by the coding sequence ATGAGATTATTAGATTGCACTAAAGAGGAGTTAAAAATTTATAAAGAAAAGTTCGATTTAAAATTAGGAACATGGGATATGGCAGAGCCAGAAGACATATCTATGATTGAAATTGACGGTGAAATTGTTGCTCTAATAGAGTTTTCTATTGGTATGTATGGAGAAAATAGTGTACAAATAGATAACTTTGAAGTTTTTAATAAAGGGAGAGGTATTGGTAGTAAAATTGTTGAAGAACTAACAAAAGACTTAGAAGGAGCAAAAGTTTACTTATATCCGTATTCTAAAAAAAGCGATGCATTTTGGAAGAAATGCAAATTTGAAGTTTTCGATGATGGGACAGGAACACCAATACTTTGCTATCAAGAATAA
- a CDS encoding sodium-dependent transporter: protein MDNRPQWGSRAGFVMAAIGSAIGLGNIWRFPAVAYENGGGAFFLPYLFALLTAGIPLLILEFTIGHKYKGSAPLSFTRINKGSQWLGWWQVGISFVIATYYAVIVAWAMSYAVFSFKQSWGNDTTGFLVGEYLKVADPGKAGSMVPGVLIPLILVWIVVLGILFAGVKKGIEKANKIMIPTLVVLFLIIVIRALTLDGAVEGLNTFFQPNWNTILDGKVWVAAYGQIFFSLSIGFAIMITYSSYLPKKTDLTNNAFITGFANSSFELLAGIGVFAALGFMAAQQGVPVDKVVSSGVILAFSVFPQIINELPALNGLFGVLFFGSLILAGLTSLISIVETFVAGVQEKFHVSRTKSVTIGGGLAAIISLLYATQGGLNFLDTVDYFINQFGVALAGLFEVVFIAWFAKQLKPLQNHADAISDIKLGAWWRICLSIITPIVLGYMMYDNLRQNLLKEYGDYPREFIFNFGWTVAIGVIVVATLMGIKRWKEDQLQLPASSNQKEVS from the coding sequence ATGGATAATCGTCCACAGTGGGGATCGAGAGCGGGTTTCGTTATGGCAGCTATAGGTTCAGCGATTGGACTAGGAAATATTTGGAGATTTCCTGCAGTTGCCTATGAAAATGGTGGTGGAGCATTCTTCCTACCATATCTCTTTGCATTATTAACAGCAGGGATTCCTTTATTAATTCTTGAATTTACAATTGGTCATAAGTATAAAGGATCAGCACCGTTATCATTTACGCGAATTAATAAAGGGAGTCAATGGCTTGGGTGGTGGCAAGTAGGTATATCGTTTGTTATCGCAACCTATTATGCGGTTATTGTTGCTTGGGCTATGTCTTATGCTGTTTTTTCCTTTAAACAATCCTGGGGAAATGATACAACGGGTTTCTTAGTAGGGGAATATTTAAAAGTAGCAGATCCAGGAAAAGCGGGAAGTATGGTCCCTGGAGTGTTAATTCCACTAATTTTAGTTTGGATTGTTGTTTTAGGTATATTGTTTGCTGGCGTTAAAAAAGGGATTGAAAAAGCAAATAAAATTATGATCCCTACACTTGTGGTATTATTTTTAATTATCGTTATTCGTGCATTAACACTAGATGGAGCTGTTGAAGGATTAAATACTTTCTTTCAACCAAATTGGAATACCATACTAGATGGAAAAGTTTGGGTTGCAGCGTACGGGCAAATTTTCTTCAGTCTTTCCATTGGATTCGCCATTATGATTACTTATTCAAGTTACCTTCCTAAAAAGACAGATTTAACAAATAATGCTTTTATAACAGGTTTTGCTAATTCCTCCTTTGAGCTGCTAGCAGGAATTGGAGTATTTGCTGCATTAGGATTTATGGCTGCTCAACAAGGTGTACCAGTAGATAAAGTAGTTAGTAGTGGAGTCATTCTGGCATTTTCAGTCTTTCCTCAAATAATCAATGAATTACCGGCATTAAATGGATTATTTGGTGTCCTATTTTTTGGATCATTAATATTAGCTGGTTTAACCTCATTAATTTCAATTGTGGAAACATTTGTAGCTGGTGTACAAGAAAAGTTTCATGTATCGAGAACGAAGTCTGTAACTATTGGTGGTGGCTTAGCAGCAATAATTTCGCTCTTATATGCTACACAAGGTGGACTGAATTTCTTAGATACAGTGGATTATTTTATCAACCAATTCGGTGTTGCTCTAGCAGGGCTGTTTGAGGTTGTATTTATCGCATGGTTTGCTAAACAATTAAAACCTTTACAAAATCATGCAGATGCCATTTCTGATATAAAATTAGGGGCATGGTGGAGAATTTGTCTTTCTATCATTACACCAATTGTGCTTGGATATATGATGTATGATAATTTACGTCAAAACCTATTAAAAGAATATGGTGATTATCCTCGCGAATTCATTTTTAATTTTGGCTGGACGGTTGCTATTGGTGTTATCGTAGTTGCTACACTAATGGGCATTAAACGTTGGAAGGAAGATCAATTGCAATTACCAGCTTCTTCCAACCAGAAGGAGGTATCATAA
- a CDS encoding ATP-dependent nuclease yields MKLSNIEIKNYKSISCIEVHIDSLTAIVGKNNFGKSSILDAIQCFYGEKNIDVDNFHLGTDEDIEIKVTFDDITESDIERCFGYKSMVSKTNINIKKRPDDEKYAKKQFEKLKDDREKKFQETIEKYNLDFPNKCTTTVTFLYLKNGKSSYKIDENVNITKTDLFKFLPPIKVISAIRTPDKETTAGTKSNLKELISLLQSENDASDYIDLPNIDGKLSYGEIKTLISQKEEEKCQLLSKDLTINFQNAINTDSLSVKVKIDNSFKFDFKYKTVLTDKDVPGREVDILFCGTGLQSMMILSILQSYIKLKKDDDFILLIEEPEVYLHPSLQRKMINTLLKISERNQIILTTHSPIIVSKIDKGNIHCVNKDKGVTSLVEATVENIVQELGVQISDILNKQAVMFVEGKDDARLFSLLINKIANHKGLDSNFSERYIDIIQTDGFDKMSFYANAQILHKDAVTAPYWVITDSDGEHVEDRRRALMEKGKANGLSIREEQFKILSEYAIESYFLDSNLLNIVFEFEDKDSTHLCGLYFQKYEEALGNLREGKSKMNKKAFRSNFKPKIMFSDLDKPEKAIEIILDNNYGADDGFKKSRKILIEKWNNHSDPIDFFIRQLDYSVLIESKMKELMVHLEEIIVLISGEREKVLD; encoded by the coding sequence ATGAAGCTAAGTAATATAGAGATTAAAAATTATAAATCAATTAGCTGTATAGAAGTACATATAGACTCCTTAACGGCTATAGTTGGCAAAAACAACTTTGGAAAGTCTTCAATTTTGGATGCCATACAATGCTTTTATGGAGAAAAAAATATTGATGTAGATAACTTTCACTTAGGAACTGACGAGGATATTGAAATTAAAGTTACCTTTGATGATATTACTGAATCAGATATTGAAAGATGCTTTGGTTATAAATCTATGGTATCTAAAACTAATATAAATATAAAAAAAAGACCAGATGATGAAAAGTATGCTAAGAAGCAATTTGAAAAATTAAAGGATGATAGAGAAAAAAAGTTTCAAGAGACAATTGAAAAGTACAATTTAGATTTTCCAAATAAATGTACAACAACAGTTACTTTTTTATATTTAAAGAATGGAAAATCAAGTTATAAGATTGATGAAAATGTAAACATTACGAAAACAGATTTGTTTAAATTTTTACCACCAATAAAAGTAATTTCCGCAATTAGAACTCCAGACAAAGAAACTACAGCAGGAACTAAATCCAACCTCAAAGAGTTAATATCCTTACTTCAAAGTGAAAATGATGCTTCAGATTATATAGACTTGCCTAATATTGATGGGAAATTATCCTATGGGGAAATAAAAACACTTATTTCTCAAAAAGAAGAAGAAAAATGTCAACTTTTATCTAAAGATTTAACAATTAATTTCCAAAACGCAATAAATACTGATTCCTTATCCGTTAAGGTTAAAATTGATAATTCATTCAAATTTGATTTTAAATATAAAACTGTTTTAACGGATAAGGACGTTCCAGGTAGAGAGGTAGATATCCTTTTCTGCGGAACAGGTCTCCAAAGTATGATGATTCTTTCAATCCTACAATCTTATATAAAGCTAAAGAAAGATGATGACTTTATTTTATTGATTGAGGAACCAGAAGTCTATTTGCATCCTTCTTTGCAAAGGAAAATGATTAATACGTTACTTAAAATCAGTGAACGAAATCAAATTATTTTAACTACCCACTCCCCGATTATCGTTAGTAAAATTGATAAAGGGAATATTCATTGTGTAAACAAGGATAAGGGAGTAACTTCATTAGTAGAAGCAACAGTAGAAAATATAGTACAAGAATTAGGAGTTCAAATATCTGATATTCTAAACAAACAAGCAGTAATGTTTGTTGAAGGTAAAGATGATGCACGTTTATTTAGTCTATTAATTAATAAAATTGCAAATCATAAAGGATTAGACTCAAATTTCTCTGAGAGATATATTGATATTATTCAAACAGATGGTTTTGATAAAATGAGTTTCTATGCTAATGCTCAAATTCTGCATAAGGATGCTGTCACAGCTCCATATTGGGTAATTACTGATTCAGATGGTGAGCATGTTGAGGACAGGAGAAGGGCTTTAATGGAAAAAGGAAAAGCCAATGGTCTGAGCATAAGGGAAGAGCAATTTAAAATTTTATCGGAGTATGCCATTGAATCATATTTCTTAGACTCTAATCTATTAAATATTGTGTTTGAATTTGAGGATAAAGATTCAACCCATTTATGTGGTTTATACTTTCAAAAATACGAAGAAGCATTGGGGAATTTAAGGGAAGGCAAAAGTAAGATGAATAAAAAAGCCTTTAGAAGTAACTTTAAGCCCAAAATAATGTTTTCAGATTTGGATAAACCAGAAAAGGCAATTGAGATTATCTTAGATAATAATTATGGTGCAGACGATGGGTTTAAAAAGTCGAGAAAAATACTGATAGAGAAATGGAATAATCACAGTGACCCGATTGATTTCTTTATCAGACAATTAGATTATTCAGTTCTTATAGAATCTAAAATGAAAGAGTTAATGGTTCATTTAGAAGAAATCATTGTCTTAATTAGTGGCGAAAGAGAAAAAGTTTTGGATTAA
- a CDS encoding lasso peptide biosynthesis protein, whose protein sequence is MIPHFNSKLEFLQYLSNECIHNIEKIQLKHPQEKGIQKAYASTLNYLAKTEEASGGCHLISVMLHILLSEQGIENELVIGEVEDYEANTQFSHSWVEVDGEIFDPAIMHTLDGNVHPPVYNSVKLTLEPPTMEYGVSENKDALDKDAKRLLDMSVTSYLDAIKDYGYHKNFLWDEILKAGIGIIGYSNLSRLRKKYDSHFRVLKTK, encoded by the coding sequence ATGATTCCACATTTTAATAGCAAATTAGAATTTCTACAATACCTATCTAACGAATGCATTCATAATATTGAAAAAATACAACTGAAACATCCACAAGAAAAAGGGATTCAAAAGGCATATGCTTCTACTTTAAACTATTTAGCAAAAACTGAAGAAGCATCAGGGGGGTGTCATTTGATTTCCGTTATGTTACATATTTTGTTATCTGAGCAAGGCATCGAAAATGAATTGGTAATAGGGGAAGTGGAGGACTATGAAGCCAATACGCAATTTAGTCATTCTTGGGTTGAAGTAGATGGGGAAATATTTGACCCTGCAATCATGCACACATTGGATGGAAACGTACATCCACCAGTTTATAATAGTGTAAAATTGACACTCGAACCGCCTACTATGGAGTACGGTGTGTCGGAAAACAAAGACGCATTGGATAAAGATGCTAAGCGACTATTAGATATGAGTGTGACATCTTATCTTGATGCGATTAAAGATTACGGATACCATAAGAATTTTTTGTGGGATGAAATATTAAAAGCAGGAATCGGTATTATTGGCTACTCCAATTTATCGAGGCTTCGCAAGAAGTACGATAGTCATTTTAGAGTGTTAAAAACGAAATAA
- a CDS encoding N-6 DNA methylase: MSIETLIKRIQNIMRQDAGVDGDAQRISQLVWMLFLKVYDAKEEFWEFEEDSFESIIPEECRWRNWAIDNKDGEALTGDKLLNFVNNTLFPALKELPVDAYTEKRKAIVKSVFEDANNYMKNGTLLRQVINILNEVDFTEYEDRHAFNDIYENILKDLQSAGSSGEFYTPRPLSEFLVEMVQPKVGEKIADFACGTGGFLISALGYMDDQIKTPEEKEIVQQNLFGIEKKPLPYLLAITNMILHDIDSPNILHDNSLAKNVRDYKEDDKYDVIIMNPPYGGIEEESIKINFPVALQSSETADLFMALILYRLKKDGRVAVVLPNNFLFGDDNSKVAIKRKLLEECNLHTIVRLPKGVFEPYTDIPTNLLFFDKTGFTTDIWYFEHPLPEGYKKYSKTKPLLIEEFSLEKDWWNKREENKNAWKVTVEEIVERNYDLDIKNPNSTEANSEMKSSDVIIKEIKSSYSKVFEAIQRLQEEIDNE; this comes from the coding sequence TTGTCAATAGAAACATTAATAAAAAGAATTCAAAATATAATGCGTCAAGATGCAGGGGTAGATGGTGACGCACAACGTATCTCCCAACTGGTATGGATGTTATTTCTAAAAGTTTATGATGCCAAAGAAGAGTTTTGGGAATTTGAAGAAGATAGTTTTGAGTCCATTATCCCAGAAGAATGTCGTTGGAGAAATTGGGCGATTGACAATAAAGATGGTGAAGCATTAACTGGTGACAAATTATTGAATTTTGTGAATAATACATTATTTCCTGCCCTTAAAGAGCTACCAGTAGATGCTTATACTGAAAAGCGAAAAGCGATTGTTAAGAGTGTTTTTGAAGATGCAAATAACTATATGAAAAACGGTACATTGCTTCGTCAAGTAATTAACATTTTAAATGAAGTGGATTTCACCGAATATGAAGATAGACACGCCTTCAATGATATATATGAAAATATTCTGAAAGACTTGCAATCGGCTGGTTCAAGTGGTGAATTTTATACTCCACGCCCATTGAGTGAATTTTTGGTAGAGATGGTACAGCCAAAAGTAGGAGAAAAAATAGCAGACTTTGCCTGTGGTACTGGTGGGTTTTTAATTTCTGCATTGGGTTATATGGATGACCAAATTAAGACTCCAGAGGAAAAAGAAATCGTTCAACAAAATTTGTTTGGAATAGAAAAAAAACCACTTCCGTATTTACTTGCCATTACAAATATGATTTTACATGATATTGACTCACCTAATATTTTGCATGATAATTCCCTTGCGAAAAATGTTCGAGATTATAAAGAAGATGACAAGTATGATGTCATTATCATGAATCCACCATATGGGGGTATTGAAGAGGAATCAATTAAAATTAATTTCCCAGTTGCTTTGCAATCTTCTGAGACAGCAGACCTGTTTATGGCATTAATTCTATATCGCTTAAAAAAAGATGGTCGTGTTGCAGTAGTTCTTCCGAATAATTTTTTATTTGGTGATGATAATTCTAAAGTTGCAATTAAAAGAAAGTTATTAGAAGAATGCAATTTGCACACAATTGTTCGTCTCCCTAAAGGTGTGTTTGAACCTTATACTGATATTCCTACAAATCTTCTGTTTTTTGATAAAACAGGTTTTACTACGGATATATGGTATTTTGAACACCCACTACCAGAAGGGTATAAAAAATATTCAAAGACTAAGCCACTTCTGATAGAGGAATTTTCTCTTGAAAAAGACTGGTGGAACAAACGAGAAGAAAATAAAAATGCTTGGAAAGTAACTGTTGAGGAAATTGTAGAAAGGAATTATGACTTAGATATAAAAAACCCAAATTCTACTGAAGCAAATTCAGAAATGAAATCATCGGATGTAATAATTAAAGAAATCAAATCATCCTATAGTAAGGTCTTTGAAGCAATTCAAAGGTTACAGGAGGAGATTGATAATGAATAA
- a CDS encoding restriction endonuclease subunit S, which yields MNKVKIGKLLTRVKDAILLEDNEEYKRVTIKTKGQGVLLRDRKKGSEIGTKRQFLIREGQFLLSKIDARYGAFGIVGQDIDGAIITGNFWTYEVNSDILNIEWFNLFVSSSKFIKICEEASSGTTNRKYLNEEKFLNYELFLPSKSEQDAFVNKCFKYKNKVDLIANELDKQIENVKMLKEQLLEEALQGFLTDKEKTEIINFQSVQGQIGNESNIPLNWKWKKIKDVADVNPRNKLDDELEVSFIPMALIEDGYSNKHSSEIKKWKEIKSGFTHFRENDVVVAKITPCFENRKSVVMKNLTNGYGAGTTELHVLRSHEIVLPEYLLLIVKSKSFIESGVATYTGTAGQQRVKKDFVSNFSFPLPPIEEQRKIVNKFQNMIEYCEETHEGIIKTKSEVLELYETIKSGIVFLEE from the coding sequence ATGAATAAAGTTAAGATTGGAAAACTGCTTACCAGAGTAAAGGATGCTATTTTACTTGAAGATAATGAAGAATATAAAAGAGTCACGATTAAAACAAAGGGTCAAGGAGTTTTATTGAGAGATAGAAAAAAGGGGTCAGAAATTGGTACAAAACGCCAATTCTTAATAAGGGAAGGACAGTTCCTATTATCTAAAATTGATGCCAGATATGGTGCTTTCGGAATCGTTGGACAGGATATAGATGGTGCAATAATTACAGGGAATTTTTGGACTTACGAGGTAAATAGTGATATTCTCAATATAGAATGGTTTAATTTATTTGTTTCTTCAAGCAAGTTCATCAAAATTTGCGAAGAAGCGAGTTCAGGGACAACTAACCGAAAGTATCTCAATGAAGAGAAGTTCTTAAACTATGAACTATTTTTGCCTTCAAAATCGGAGCAAGATGCATTTGTAAATAAATGCTTTAAGTATAAGAATAAAGTTGATTTAATAGCTAATGAACTGGATAAACAAATAGAAAACGTAAAAATGCTAAAGGAACAATTACTCGAAGAGGCTCTGCAAGGTTTCTTGACGGATAAAGAGAAAACTGAAATTATAAATTTTCAATCTGTACAAGGGCAAATTGGTAATGAGAGTAATATCCCTCTGAATTGGAAATGGAAAAAAATCAAGGATGTAGCAGATGTAAATCCAAGAAATAAATTGGATGATGAACTTGAAGTTTCTTTTATTCCAATGGCTCTCATAGAAGATGGATATAGTAACAAACATTCTTCAGAAATTAAAAAGTGGAAAGAAATAAAGAGTGGCTTTACACATTTTAGAGAAAATGATGTTGTAGTTGCGAAAATTACTCCATGCTTTGAAAATAGAAAATCTGTTGTAATGAAAAACTTAACCAATGGTTATGGAGCAGGAACAACAGAGTTGCACGTATTACGTTCACATGAAATTGTTCTACCAGAATATTTGTTGTTAATTGTAAAGTCTAAAAGTTTTATTGAGAGTGGAGTAGCTACTTACACTGGAACTGCGGGACAACAACGTGTAAAAAAAGACTTTGTATCAAACTTTAGTTTTCCCCTACCGCCAATAGAAGAACAAAGAAAAATAGTCAATAAATTTCAAAACATGATAGAATACTGCGAAGAAACTCACGAAGGCATTATTAAAACGAAAAGTGAAGTATTAGAACTTTACGAAACGATTAAAAGTGGAATTGTTTTTTTAGAAGAATAA
- a CDS encoding YunC family protein, with the protein MKGAINVVTIEPITIHGHTFIATTVKLPKTTLLTVSNDQGYIMCGALDVRLLNEKLTDRKIIAGRAVGVKSIEELLESPLESITIEAENRGIKKGMIGKDALLKMI; encoded by the coding sequence ATGAAGGGAGCGATTAATGTGGTGACCATTGAGCCTATAACTATTCATGGACACACATTTATTGCGACAACTGTAAAACTGCCTAAGACGACGCTACTTACAGTTTCCAATGATCAAGGATATATTATGTGTGGTGCTTTGGATGTTCGCTTATTAAATGAGAAATTAACAGATCGTAAAATTATAGCCGGTAGAGCAGTAGGTGTGAAATCAATAGAGGAGTTGTTAGAATCTCCTTTAGAATCTATAACAATAGAGGCAGAAAATCGAGGAATTAAAAAAGGGATGATTGGAAAAGATGCGCTATTGAAAATGATCTAG
- a CDS encoding bifunctional metallophosphatase/5'-nucleotidase has translation MLETIHIYHTNDIHSHLENWPRIRDFLMNKKMVHRDHREDCFLFDIGDHVDRWHPFTEATIGKGNIGLMNAVGYTAATIGNNEGITLSHQELDSLYSDADFDLILANVYDNKMNRPNWTVPHQIYHSKGGLKIGVTAVTAYFQQLYELLEWHVEEPFKELHSQVKELKEQVDVLILLSHLGIHDDEKIATLFPEIDLILGGHTHHILEKGKLVDRTLLAAAGKHGKFIGHVKLEVDLDKKIVTDKQAQLNETAKLPPSQNEKEEIADFYEKGRKLLFQEIVRLPESLSVEWFKESQLTVLLCEAIEEWCDADCAFINAGLLLDHLEKGMVTKYELHKILPHPINPCLIELNGRDLHSVILQTLDPKWPKLELKGLGFRGTILGNFVYTNISIEGSDMYIKDQKVQSNKMYKLGTIDMYTFGHFFPELYLADKKYFLPEFLRDVMEWKLKKEYKSEKQ, from the coding sequence ATGCTTGAAACCATCCATATTTACCATACGAATGATATTCATAGCCATCTTGAAAATTGGCCAAGAATTAGAGATTTCCTTATGAATAAAAAGATGGTACATCGTGACCATAGAGAAGATTGTTTCCTATTTGATATTGGAGATCATGTTGATCGGTGGCATCCTTTTACAGAAGCTACTATTGGCAAAGGAAATATTGGGCTGATGAATGCAGTTGGTTATACAGCAGCTACCATCGGAAATAATGAGGGGATCACCTTATCGCATCAGGAATTAGATTCTCTTTATTCTGATGCTGATTTTGATCTAATTTTAGCAAATGTATATGATAATAAAATGAATCGTCCTAATTGGACTGTCCCACATCAGATTTATCATTCAAAAGGTGGACTAAAAATAGGGGTTACAGCTGTAACAGCTTATTTCCAGCAACTCTATGAGCTTTTAGAATGGCATGTTGAAGAGCCTTTTAAGGAGTTGCATAGTCAAGTAAAAGAATTGAAAGAACAAGTCGATGTTTTGATCTTACTGTCCCATTTAGGTATCCATGATGATGAGAAAATCGCAACATTATTTCCAGAAATAGATTTGATATTGGGGGGACATACCCATCATATATTGGAAAAAGGGAAACTAGTTGATCGAACCTTATTAGCTGCCGCGGGGAAACATGGAAAGTTTATTGGGCATGTTAAACTTGAAGTTGATCTCGATAAAAAGATCGTTACGGATAAACAAGCGCAGTTGAACGAAACGGCTAAATTACCTCCGTCGCAAAATGAAAAAGAGGAAATTGCAGATTTTTATGAAAAGGGTAGAAAACTATTGTTTCAAGAGATTGTACGATTGCCAGAATCGCTATCTGTTGAATGGTTTAAGGAGTCCCAGCTAACGGTTTTGCTTTGTGAAGCAATTGAAGAGTGGTGTGACGCAGATTGTGCTTTTATTAATGCTGGTTTACTTCTCGATCATTTAGAAAAAGGAATGGTCACAAAATATGAGCTTCATAAAATTTTACCTCACCCGATTAATCCATGTTTAATTGAATTAAATGGAAGGGATTTGCATAGTGTTATTTTGCAAACCCTTGATCCGAAATGGCCAAAATTAGAACTGAAAGGCCTGGGCTTTCGTGGAACTATTTTAGGTAACTTTGTATATACCAATATATCTATCGAAGGCAGTGATATGTACATTAAGGATCAAAAAGTTCAATCTAATAAAATGTACAAACTTGGAACCATTGATATGTATACCTTTGGCCATTTTTTCCCTGAATTATATTTGGCTGATAAAAAATATTTTCTACCCGAATTTTTGCGAGATGTTATGGAATGGAAACTAAAAAAGGAATACAAAAGTGAAAAGCAGTAA
- a CDS encoding methionine/alanine import family NSS transporter small subunit: MSAGAVTMMIIGIVIIWGGLGASILHAIKKSKQRARI, from the coding sequence ATGAGTGCGGGTGCTGTAACGATGATGATCATTGGAATTGTTATTATTTGGGGTGGATTGGGTGCAAGTATTCTTCACGCAATCAAGAAATCAAAACAGCGGGCAAGGATATAA
- the yunB gene encoding sporulation protein YunB: protein MGKFRPRKSRRGPLPFRYVVLLTFAFFIFSTIGGLVIVNKGLKPTIVRYAESQNQKIAANAISYAVKEIVKNIELNDMVKFVPNEKGNVAVVEGNPTMLNKMTADVQQLVQNYLNGAEEGKLQEVQEGKYNKSTGELVYSVPLGRVTNNVLLGNLGPDIPTKFHVIGDVKVDPKIVMEEEGINSTHIKTYIQVTVNVQTIIPFASKVAVYHQTIPGPFGSYKGDIPLYNSNGESSPPSIQLDEKKDKDK from the coding sequence TTGGGTAAATTTCGTCCGCGCAAATCCCGACGTGGTCCACTTCCATTTCGTTACGTAGTACTATTAACCTTTGCCTTTTTTATCTTTTCTACAATTGGTGGATTGGTGATTGTAAATAAAGGGTTAAAACCTACAATTGTTCGTTATGCGGAAAGTCAAAATCAAAAAATCGCTGCAAATGCAATTAGTTATGCAGTAAAAGAAATCGTAAAAAATATAGAATTAAATGATATGGTGAAATTTGTTCCTAATGAAAAAGGGAATGTTGCAGTAGTAGAAGGTAATCCAACCATGTTAAATAAAATGACAGCAGATGTGCAGCAATTGGTACAAAATTATTTAAATGGGGCAGAAGAGGGAAAGTTACAAGAAGTACAGGAAGGGAAATATAATAAAAGTACCGGTGAATTAGTTTACTCAGTACCATTAGGACGGGTAACAAATAATGTTCTACTTGGGAATCTTGGTCCAGATATTCCGACAAAGTTTCACGTCATTGGAGATGTCAAGGTGGATCCAAAGATTGTAATGGAGGAAGAGGGAATCAATAGCACTCACATTAAAACGTATATTCAGGTTACGGTCAATGTGCAAACGATTATTCCTTTTGCTTCTAAAGTGGCAGTCTATCACCAAACCATTCCTGGACCATTTGGATCATACAAAGGTGATATTCCGTTATATAATAGCAATGGCGAATCTAGTCCACCTTCCATTCAGCTAGATGAAAAAAAGGATAAAGATAAATAA
- a CDS encoding helix-turn-helix domain-containing protein, with the protein MEDKYVKTQFGLTVRKLRLSKNISQEKFAEIVGLHRTYISEVERGIRNVTLINVVKIAEGLEVKTSELFREMEREL; encoded by the coding sequence ATGGAAGATAAGTATGTTAAAACTCAATTCGGACTTACTGTAAGAAAACTAAGACTCTCAAAAAACATTTCTCAAGAAAAATTTGCTGAAATAGTGGGCCTTCATAGAACTTATATTAGTGAGGTGGAGAGAGGTATAAGGAATGTTACATTAATAAATGTCGTTAAAATTGCGGAAGGCTTAGAAGTTAAAACATCGGAACTTTTTCGTGAAATGGAAAGGGAATTATAA
- a CDS encoding replication/maintenance protein RepL produces the protein MQEKEQFLKVQHFLEDVLVLHGVSKNMSQLLFELFPYINPEGHIIINSFLKKEIAEKTKMSKGTIDNTLSKLNEVGLLIRLDRGTYELHPVIHEAKKLLKNKTATMKISYNEQKRKIETD, from the coding sequence ACAGTTTTTAAAAGTACAACACTTTTTGGAAGATGTTCTTGTTCTTCATGGGGTGTCGAAGAATATGTCCCAACTACTTTTTGAGTTATTTCCCTATATTAACCCCGAAGGGCATATCATTATAAATTCTTTCTTAAAAAAGGAAATAGCTGAAAAAACAAAAATGAGTAAGGGAACAATTGATAATACCCTATCTAAACTGAATGAGGTTGGTCTTTTGATACGATTAGACAGGGGAACATATGAACTTCATCCAGTCATACATGAAGCAAAGAAATTGTTAAAAAATAAAACTGCAACCATGAAAATTTCTTACAATGAACAAAAACGAAAGATTGAAACGGATTAG